A stretch of Physeter macrocephalus isolate SW-GA chromosome 6, ASM283717v5, whole genome shotgun sequence DNA encodes these proteins:
- the PLEKHG6 gene encoding pleckstrin homology domain-containing family G member 6 isoform X11 encodes MHAFGPPNEGRLQGLVASRIETYGGRLQASTPSTPGSLYPRGGPMLDPRGRHLQGYVPFTKGSGPARGLSPLRLREPEPEKRHGGPFGAGTPHFPKLKEVTRAQELEVRLHTFSMFGMPRLPPEDRRRWEIGEDSDSSLAIEKSWKELVPGHKEMSRELCHQQEALWELLTTELIYVRKLKIMTDLLAAGLLNLQRVGLLTEVSAETLFGNVPSLIRAHRSFWEEALGPTLEETRASGQPLDPVSLQNGFLSPAPRPPSCSRACTYPSFPCPLPAPHLCLQFSQRFQPYVLYCLRVKQTMAYAWERQDSNPLFHTFVQWCEKHKRSGRQMLGDLLIKPYQRITKYPLLLQAVLKRSPEARARGALTAMHINQQMRQGEEQESLAAAAQRIGPYEVLEPSSEEVEKNLRPFSTLDLMAPVLGVAPEHTRQLLLEGPARMKEGREGKLDVYLFLFSDVLLVTKPLRRADKAKVIRPPLMLEKLVCRPLRDPSSFLLIHLTEFQCVVSSALTVHCPSATDRALWLEKTQQAQVTLQKLKAECPQQKRELLALYQHRDGGGPGPRPSTPSEEGSESSTEGSNCRNPESSTVIPQLVVTEDTDEDAPSVPDDASDSGYGTLVPGSPRAPHFLPNRLRSRALRRDPRRTSSTLDLRDVPLHPQPPDPQAPQRRSAPELPEESVQKGGSLPRGDPPTSSEEEDGTSVGENVVVEALHRARLRGQLSPSPTHTDSAGESPWGSSGDEEEEGPFLGPGHSPSPHPLRAEDMLREIREELASQRIERVPEPGDSRPRKLTRVQLQRMRGLHVIHLDTPLSTSEV; translated from the exons ATGCACGCCTTTGGTCCTCCCAATGAGGGTCGCCTCCAAGGACTGGTGGCCTCTCGCATTGAGACGTATGGGGGCCGGCTTCAGGCCTCCACCCCGAGTACTCCTGGTAGCCTCTATCCCCGAGGAGGCCCCATGCTG GATCCCAGGGGCCGACACCTCCAAGGCTATGTCCCCTTTACCAAGGGTTCTGGCCCGGCCCGAGGCCTGTCTCCCCTGAGGCTGCGAGAACCAGAGCCTGAGAAGAGGCATGGAGGCCCCTTTGGGGCTGGGACACCTCACTTCCCAAAACTCAAG GAAGTCACCAGAGCCCAAGAGCTGGAGGTGAGGCTGCACACGTTCAGCATGTTTGGGATGCCCCGCCTGCCCCCAGAGGACCGGCGGCGCTGGGAGATCGGAGAGGACAGTGACAGCAGCCTGGCCATTGAGAAGTCCTGGAAGGAGCTGGTGCCTGGGCACAAG GAGATGAGCCGGGAGCTCTGCCACCAGCAGGAAGCGCTGTGGGAGCTACTGACCACGGAGCTCATCTACGTGCGGAAGCTCAAGATCATGACGGAT CTCCTAGCCGCCGGTTTGCTGAACTTGCAACGAGTGGGGCTGCTGACGGAA GTGTCAGCGGAGACCCTGTTTGGAAATGTCCCCAGCCTGATCCGAGCCCACCGGAGCTTTTGGGAAGAGGCGCTGGGGCCCACCCTGGAGGAGACGCGCGCCTCGGGCCAGCCTCTGGACCCTGTCAGCCTGCAAAACGGCTTCCTGTCg CCTGCCCCCCGTCCCCCGTCCTGCAGCCGAGCCTGCACctatccctccttcccctgcccgcTCCCCGCCCCACACCTGTGCCTCCAGTTCAGCCAGCGCTTCCAGCCCTACGTCCTGTACTGCCTGCGAGTGAAGCAGACCATGGCCTACGCCTGGGAGCGGCAGGACAGCAACCCTCTCTTCCACACCTTCGTCCAG TGGTGTGAGAAGCACAAGCGCTCGGGGAGGCAGATGCTGGGGGACCTCCTCATCAAGCCCTACCAGCGCATCACCAAGTACCCACTGCTGCTCCAGGCCGTGCTCAAGAGGAGCCCCGAGGCCCGCGCCCGCGGGGCCCTGACCGCCATG CACATCAACCAGCAGATGCGCCAGGGCGAGGAGCAGGAGAGCCTGGCGGCCGCAGCCCAGCGCATCGGGCCCTACGAGGTCCTGGAGCCGTCCAGCGAGGAGGTGGAGAAG AACCTGCGTCCATTCTCCACGCTGGACCTGATGGCCCCCGTGCTGGGGGTCGCTCCTGAGCACACCAGGCAGCTGCTGCTCGAGGGGCCTGCGCGCATGAAGGAGGGACGAGAAGGGAAG CTGGATGTGTACCTGTTCCTCTTCTCTGATGTGCTCTTGGTGACCAAGCCCCTTCGCAGGGCAGACAAAGCCAAGGTTATCCGCCCGCCCCTCATGCTGGAGAAGCTTGTGTGCCGACCGCTCCGAGATCCAA GCAGCTTCCTGCTTATCCACCTCACCGAATTCCAGTGCGTCGTCTCCAGCGCCCTCACTGTGCACTGTCCCAGCGCTACAGACCGTGCCCTGTGGTTGGAGAAGACCCAGCAGGCCCAG GTCACCCTGCAAAAGCTGAAAGCAGAGTGCCCCCAGCAGAAGAGGGAGCTCCTGGCCCTCTATCAGCACCGGGACGGGGggggcccaggccccaggccctccACGCCTTCCGAAGAAGGCTCTGAGAGCAGCACAGAGGGAAG TAACTGTAGGAATCCCGAGTCCTCGACCGTCATCCCCCAGCTGGTGGTGACAGAAGACACAGATGAAGATGCTCCCTCTGTACCAGATGATGCCTCGGACTCTGGCTATGGCACTCTGGTCCCAGGCTCCCCCAGGGCGCCCCACTTCCTGCCAAACCGTCTACGCTCCAGGGCCCTTCGGCGGGACCCTCGCCGCACCTCCTCCACCCTGGACCTCCGAGATGTTCCTTTGCATCCCCAGCCTCCTGACCCCCAAGCTCCCCAACGCCGAAGCGCCCCTGAACTGCCAGAGGAAAGTGTCCAGAAAGGAGGCAGCCTTCCCAGGGGAGACCCACCGACCTCGTCTGAGGAAGAAGACGGGACCTCGGTTGGAGAGAATGTGGTAGTGGAAGCCTTACATAGGGCCCGACTTCGGGGGCAGCTCTCCCCCTCCCCGACCCACACGGACTCTGCTGGGGAAAGCCCCTGGGGATCCTCAGGGGACGAGGAAGAAGAGGGGCCCTTCCTGGGACCCGgccacagcccctcccctcacccgCTCCGGGCCGAGGACATGCTCCGAGAGATCCGGGAGGAACTGGCCAGCCAAAGGATCGAGAGAGTCCCCGAGCCTGGGGACAGCAGACCTCGGAAGCTGACTCGGGTCCAGCTGCAGAGGATGCGGGGCCTTCACGTCATACACTTGGACACGCCCCTGTCCACATC AGAGGTGTGA
- the PLEKHG6 gene encoding pleckstrin homology domain-containing family G member 6 isoform X9, with amino-acid sequence MHAFGPPNEGRLQGLVASRIETYGGRLQASTPSTPGSLYPRGGPMLDPRGRHLQGYVPFTKGSGPARGLSPLRLREPEPEKRHGGPFGAGTPHFPKLKEVTRAQELEVRLHTFSMFGMPRLPPEDRRRWEIGEDSDSSLAIEKSWKELVPGHKEMSRELCHQQEALWELLTTELIYVRKLKIMTDLLAAGLLNLQRVGLLTEVSAETLFGNVPSLIRAHRSFWEEALGPTLEETRASGQPLDPVSLQNGFLSPAPRPPSCSRACTYPSFPCPLPAPHLCLQFSQRFQPYVLYCLRVKQTMAYAWERQDSNPLFHTFVQWCEKHKRSGRQMLGDLLIKPYQRITKYPLLLQAVLKRSPEARARGALTAMIAAVGSFLQHINQQMRQGEEQESLAAAAQRIGPYEVLEPSSEEVEKNLRPFSTLDLMAPVLGVAPEHTRQLLLEGPARMKEGREGKLDVYLFLFSDVLLVTKPLRRADKAKVIRPPLMLEKLVCRPLRDPSSFLLIHLTEFQCVVSSALTVHCPSATDRALWLEKTQQAQVTLQKLKAECPQQKRELLALYQHRDGGGPGPRPSTPSEEGSESSTEGRNPESSTVIPQLVVTEDTDEDAPSVPDDASDSGYGTLVPGSPRAPHFLPNRLRSRALRRDPRRTSSTLDLRDVPLHPQPPDPQAPQRRSAPELPEESVQKGGSLPRGDPPTSSEEEDGTSVGENVVVEALHRARLRGQLSPSPTHTDSAGESPWGSSGDEEEEGPFLGPGHSPSPHPLRAEDMLREIREELASQRIERVPEPGDSRPRKLTRVQLQRMRGLHVIHLDTPLSTSEV; translated from the exons ATGCACGCCTTTGGTCCTCCCAATGAGGGTCGCCTCCAAGGACTGGTGGCCTCTCGCATTGAGACGTATGGGGGCCGGCTTCAGGCCTCCACCCCGAGTACTCCTGGTAGCCTCTATCCCCGAGGAGGCCCCATGCTG GATCCCAGGGGCCGACACCTCCAAGGCTATGTCCCCTTTACCAAGGGTTCTGGCCCGGCCCGAGGCCTGTCTCCCCTGAGGCTGCGAGAACCAGAGCCTGAGAAGAGGCATGGAGGCCCCTTTGGGGCTGGGACACCTCACTTCCCAAAACTCAAG GAAGTCACCAGAGCCCAAGAGCTGGAGGTGAGGCTGCACACGTTCAGCATGTTTGGGATGCCCCGCCTGCCCCCAGAGGACCGGCGGCGCTGGGAGATCGGAGAGGACAGTGACAGCAGCCTGGCCATTGAGAAGTCCTGGAAGGAGCTGGTGCCTGGGCACAAG GAGATGAGCCGGGAGCTCTGCCACCAGCAGGAAGCGCTGTGGGAGCTACTGACCACGGAGCTCATCTACGTGCGGAAGCTCAAGATCATGACGGAT CTCCTAGCCGCCGGTTTGCTGAACTTGCAACGAGTGGGGCTGCTGACGGAA GTGTCAGCGGAGACCCTGTTTGGAAATGTCCCCAGCCTGATCCGAGCCCACCGGAGCTTTTGGGAAGAGGCGCTGGGGCCCACCCTGGAGGAGACGCGCGCCTCGGGCCAGCCTCTGGACCCTGTCAGCCTGCAAAACGGCTTCCTGTCg CCTGCCCCCCGTCCCCCGTCCTGCAGCCGAGCCTGCACctatccctccttcccctgcccgcTCCCCGCCCCACACCTGTGCCTCCAGTTCAGCCAGCGCTTCCAGCCCTACGTCCTGTACTGCCTGCGAGTGAAGCAGACCATGGCCTACGCCTGGGAGCGGCAGGACAGCAACCCTCTCTTCCACACCTTCGTCCAG TGGTGTGAGAAGCACAAGCGCTCGGGGAGGCAGATGCTGGGGGACCTCCTCATCAAGCCCTACCAGCGCATCACCAAGTACCCACTGCTGCTCCAGGCCGTGCTCAAGAGGAGCCCCGAGGCCCGCGCCCGCGGGGCCCTGACCGCCATG ATCGCAGCGGTGGGCTCATTTCTCCAGCACATCAACCAGCAGATGCGCCAGGGCGAGGAGCAGGAGAGCCTGGCGGCCGCAGCCCAGCGCATCGGGCCCTACGAGGTCCTGGAGCCGTCCAGCGAGGAGGTGGAGAAG AACCTGCGTCCATTCTCCACGCTGGACCTGATGGCCCCCGTGCTGGGGGTCGCTCCTGAGCACACCAGGCAGCTGCTGCTCGAGGGGCCTGCGCGCATGAAGGAGGGACGAGAAGGGAAG CTGGATGTGTACCTGTTCCTCTTCTCTGATGTGCTCTTGGTGACCAAGCCCCTTCGCAGGGCAGACAAAGCCAAGGTTATCCGCCCGCCCCTCATGCTGGAGAAGCTTGTGTGCCGACCGCTCCGAGATCCAA GCAGCTTCCTGCTTATCCACCTCACCGAATTCCAGTGCGTCGTCTCCAGCGCCCTCACTGTGCACTGTCCCAGCGCTACAGACCGTGCCCTGTGGTTGGAGAAGACCCAGCAGGCCCAG GTCACCCTGCAAAAGCTGAAAGCAGAGTGCCCCCAGCAGAAGAGGGAGCTCCTGGCCCTCTATCAGCACCGGGACGGGGggggcccaggccccaggccctccACGCCTTCCGAAGAAGGCTCTGAGAGCAGCACAGAGGGAAG GAATCCCGAGTCCTCGACCGTCATCCCCCAGCTGGTGGTGACAGAAGACACAGATGAAGATGCTCCCTCTGTACCAGATGATGCCTCGGACTCTGGCTATGGCACTCTGGTCCCAGGCTCCCCCAGGGCGCCCCACTTCCTGCCAAACCGTCTACGCTCCAGGGCCCTTCGGCGGGACCCTCGCCGCACCTCCTCCACCCTGGACCTCCGAGATGTTCCTTTGCATCCCCAGCCTCCTGACCCCCAAGCTCCCCAACGCCGAAGCGCCCCTGAACTGCCAGAGGAAAGTGTCCAGAAAGGAGGCAGCCTTCCCAGGGGAGACCCACCGACCTCGTCTGAGGAAGAAGACGGGACCTCGGTTGGAGAGAATGTGGTAGTGGAAGCCTTACATAGGGCCCGACTTCGGGGGCAGCTCTCCCCCTCCCCGACCCACACGGACTCTGCTGGGGAAAGCCCCTGGGGATCCTCAGGGGACGAGGAAGAAGAGGGGCCCTTCCTGGGACCCGgccacagcccctcccctcacccgCTCCGGGCCGAGGACATGCTCCGAGAGATCCGGGAGGAACTGGCCAGCCAAAGGATCGAGAGAGTCCCCGAGCCTGGGGACAGCAGACCTCGGAAGCTGACTCGGGTCCAGCTGCAGAGGATGCGGGGCCTTCACGTCATACACTTGGACACGCCCCTGTCCACATC AGAGGTGTGA
- the PLEKHG6 gene encoding pleckstrin homology domain-containing family G member 6 isoform X4 translates to MHAFGPPNEGRLQGLVASRIETYGGRLQASTPSTPGSLYPRGGPMLDPRGRHLQGYVPFTKGSGPARGLSPLRLREPEPEKRHGGPFGAGTPHFPKLKEVTRAQELEVRLHTFSMFGMPRLPPEDRRRWEIGEDSDSSLAIEKSWKELVPGHKEMSRELCHQQEALWELLTTELIYVRKLKIMTDVSAETLFGNVPSLIRAHRSFWEEALGPTLEETRASGQPLDPVSLQNGFLSPAPRPPSCSRACTYPSFPCPLPAPHLCLQFSQRFQPYVLYCLRVKQTMAYAWERQDSNPLFHTFVQWCEKHKRSGRQMLGDLLIKPYQRITKYPLLLQAVLKRSPEARARGALTAMRGTDVVVGVGRAGEGLSRPPATTPPHPDRSGGLISPAHQPADAPGRGAGEPGGRSPAHRALRGPGAVQRGGGEEAGHPVPRSRALCTPPQNLRPFSTLDLMAPVLGVAPEHTRQLLLEGPARMKEGREGKLDVYLFLFSDVLLVTKPLRRADKAKVIRPPLMLEKLVCRPLRDPSSFLLIHLTEFQCVVSSALTVHCPSATDRALWLEKTQQAQVTLQKLKAECPQQKRELLALYQHRDGGGPGPRPSTPSEEGSESSTEGSNCRNPESSTVIPQLVVTEDTDEDAPSVPDDASDSGYGTLVPGSPRAPHFLPNRLRSRALRRDPRRTSSTLDLRDVPLHPQPPDPQAPQRRSAPELPEESVQKGGSLPRGDPPTSSEEEDGTSVGENVVVEALHRARLRGQLSPSPTHTDSAGESPWGSSGDEEEEGPFLGPGHSPSPHPLRAEDMLREIREELASQRIERVPEPGDSRPRKLTRVQLQRMRGLHVIHLDTPLSTSEV, encoded by the exons ATGCACGCCTTTGGTCCTCCCAATGAGGGTCGCCTCCAAGGACTGGTGGCCTCTCGCATTGAGACGTATGGGGGCCGGCTTCAGGCCTCCACCCCGAGTACTCCTGGTAGCCTCTATCCCCGAGGAGGCCCCATGCTG GATCCCAGGGGCCGACACCTCCAAGGCTATGTCCCCTTTACCAAGGGTTCTGGCCCGGCCCGAGGCCTGTCTCCCCTGAGGCTGCGAGAACCAGAGCCTGAGAAGAGGCATGGAGGCCCCTTTGGGGCTGGGACACCTCACTTCCCAAAACTCAAG GAAGTCACCAGAGCCCAAGAGCTGGAGGTGAGGCTGCACACGTTCAGCATGTTTGGGATGCCCCGCCTGCCCCCAGAGGACCGGCGGCGCTGGGAGATCGGAGAGGACAGTGACAGCAGCCTGGCCATTGAGAAGTCCTGGAAGGAGCTGGTGCCTGGGCACAAG GAGATGAGCCGGGAGCTCTGCCACCAGCAGGAAGCGCTGTGGGAGCTACTGACCACGGAGCTCATCTACGTGCGGAAGCTCAAGATCATGACGGAT GTGTCAGCGGAGACCCTGTTTGGAAATGTCCCCAGCCTGATCCGAGCCCACCGGAGCTTTTGGGAAGAGGCGCTGGGGCCCACCCTGGAGGAGACGCGCGCCTCGGGCCAGCCTCTGGACCCTGTCAGCCTGCAAAACGGCTTCCTGTCg CCTGCCCCCCGTCCCCCGTCCTGCAGCCGAGCCTGCACctatccctccttcccctgcccgcTCCCCGCCCCACACCTGTGCCTCCAGTTCAGCCAGCGCTTCCAGCCCTACGTCCTGTACTGCCTGCGAGTGAAGCAGACCATGGCCTACGCCTGGGAGCGGCAGGACAGCAACCCTCTCTTCCACACCTTCGTCCAG TGGTGTGAGAAGCACAAGCGCTCGGGGAGGCAGATGCTGGGGGACCTCCTCATCAAGCCCTACCAGCGCATCACCAAGTACCCACTGCTGCTCCAGGCCGTGCTCAAGAGGAGCCCCGAGGCCCGCGCCCGCGGGGCCCTGACCGCCATG CGTGGCACGGATGTCGTTGTCGGGGTGGGACGTGCAGGCGAGGGGCTGAGCCGGCCTCCCGCCACCACCCCCCCTCACCCAGATCGCAGCGGTGGGCTCATTTCTCCAGCACATCAACCAGCAGATGCGCCAGGGCGAGGAGCAGGAGAGCCTGGCGGCCGCAGCCCAGCGCATCGGGCCCTACGAGGTCCTGGAGCCGTCCAGCGAGGAGGTGGAGAAG AGGCAGGACACCCAGTGCCCCGCTCCCGTGCTCTCTGCACCCCCCCTCAGAACCTGCGTCCATTCTCCACGCTGGACCTGATGGCCCCCGTGCTGGGGGTCGCTCCTGAGCACACCAGGCAGCTGCTGCTCGAGGGGCCTGCGCGCATGAAGGAGGGACGAGAAGGGAAG CTGGATGTGTACCTGTTCCTCTTCTCTGATGTGCTCTTGGTGACCAAGCCCCTTCGCAGGGCAGACAAAGCCAAGGTTATCCGCCCGCCCCTCATGCTGGAGAAGCTTGTGTGCCGACCGCTCCGAGATCCAA GCAGCTTCCTGCTTATCCACCTCACCGAATTCCAGTGCGTCGTCTCCAGCGCCCTCACTGTGCACTGTCCCAGCGCTACAGACCGTGCCCTGTGGTTGGAGAAGACCCAGCAGGCCCAG GTCACCCTGCAAAAGCTGAAAGCAGAGTGCCCCCAGCAGAAGAGGGAGCTCCTGGCCCTCTATCAGCACCGGGACGGGGggggcccaggccccaggccctccACGCCTTCCGAAGAAGGCTCTGAGAGCAGCACAGAGGGAAG TAACTGTAGGAATCCCGAGTCCTCGACCGTCATCCCCCAGCTGGTGGTGACAGAAGACACAGATGAAGATGCTCCCTCTGTACCAGATGATGCCTCGGACTCTGGCTATGGCACTCTGGTCCCAGGCTCCCCCAGGGCGCCCCACTTCCTGCCAAACCGTCTACGCTCCAGGGCCCTTCGGCGGGACCCTCGCCGCACCTCCTCCACCCTGGACCTCCGAGATGTTCCTTTGCATCCCCAGCCTCCTGACCCCCAAGCTCCCCAACGCCGAAGCGCCCCTGAACTGCCAGAGGAAAGTGTCCAGAAAGGAGGCAGCCTTCCCAGGGGAGACCCACCGACCTCGTCTGAGGAAGAAGACGGGACCTCGGTTGGAGAGAATGTGGTAGTGGAAGCCTTACATAGGGCCCGACTTCGGGGGCAGCTCTCCCCCTCCCCGACCCACACGGACTCTGCTGGGGAAAGCCCCTGGGGATCCTCAGGGGACGAGGAAGAAGAGGGGCCCTTCCTGGGACCCGgccacagcccctcccctcacccgCTCCGGGCCGAGGACATGCTCCGAGAGATCCGGGAGGAACTGGCCAGCCAAAGGATCGAGAGAGTCCCCGAGCCTGGGGACAGCAGACCTCGGAAGCTGACTCGGGTCCAGCTGCAGAGGATGCGGGGCCTTCACGTCATACACTTGGACACGCCCCTGTCCACATC AGAGGTGTGA
- the PLEKHG6 gene encoding pleckstrin homology domain-containing family G member 6 isoform X10 codes for MHAFGPPNEGRLQGLVASRIETYGGRLQASTPSTPGSLYPRGGPMLEVTRAQELEVRLHTFSMFGMPRLPPEDRRRWEIGEDSDSSLAIEKSWKELVPGHKEMSRELCHQQEALWELLTTELIYVRKLKIMTDLLAAGLLNLQRVGLLTEVSAETLFGNVPSLIRAHRSFWEEALGPTLEETRASGQPLDPVSLQNGFLSPAPRPPSCSRACTYPSFPCPLPAPHLCLQFSQRFQPYVLYCLRVKQTMAYAWERQDSNPLFHTFVQWCEKHKRSGRQMLGDLLIKPYQRITKYPLLLQAVLKRSPEARARGALTAMRGTDVVVGVGRAGEGLSRPPATTPPHPDRSGGLISPAHQPADAPGRGAGEPGGRSPAHRALRGPGAVQRGGGEEAGHPVPRSRALCTPPQNLRPFSTLDLMAPVLGVAPEHTRQLLLEGPARMKEGREGKLDVYLFLFSDVLLVTKPLRRADKAKVIRPPLMLEKLVCRPLRDPSSFLLIHLTEFQCVVSSALTVHCPSATDRALWLEKTQQAQVTLQKLKAECPQQKRELLALYQHRDGGGPGPRPSTPSEEGSESSTEGSNCRNPESSTVIPQLVVTEDTDEDAPSVPDDASDSGYGTLVPGSPRAPHFLPNRLRSRALRRDPRRTSSTLDLRDVPLHPQPPDPQAPQRRSAPELPEESVQKGGSLPRGDPPTSSEEEDGTSVGENVVVEALHRARLRGQLSPSPTHTDSAGESPWGSSGDEEEEGPFLGPGHSPSPHPLRAEDMLREIREELASQRIERVPEPGDSRPRKLTRVQLQRMRGLHVIHLDTPLSTSEV; via the exons ATGCACGCCTTTGGTCCTCCCAATGAGGGTCGCCTCCAAGGACTGGTGGCCTCTCGCATTGAGACGTATGGGGGCCGGCTTCAGGCCTCCACCCCGAGTACTCCTGGTAGCCTCTATCCCCGAGGAGGCCCCATGCTG GAAGTCACCAGAGCCCAAGAGCTGGAGGTGAGGCTGCACACGTTCAGCATGTTTGGGATGCCCCGCCTGCCCCCAGAGGACCGGCGGCGCTGGGAGATCGGAGAGGACAGTGACAGCAGCCTGGCCATTGAGAAGTCCTGGAAGGAGCTGGTGCCTGGGCACAAG GAGATGAGCCGGGAGCTCTGCCACCAGCAGGAAGCGCTGTGGGAGCTACTGACCACGGAGCTCATCTACGTGCGGAAGCTCAAGATCATGACGGAT CTCCTAGCCGCCGGTTTGCTGAACTTGCAACGAGTGGGGCTGCTGACGGAA GTGTCAGCGGAGACCCTGTTTGGAAATGTCCCCAGCCTGATCCGAGCCCACCGGAGCTTTTGGGAAGAGGCGCTGGGGCCCACCCTGGAGGAGACGCGCGCCTCGGGCCAGCCTCTGGACCCTGTCAGCCTGCAAAACGGCTTCCTGTCg CCTGCCCCCCGTCCCCCGTCCTGCAGCCGAGCCTGCACctatccctccttcccctgcccgcTCCCCGCCCCACACCTGTGCCTCCAGTTCAGCCAGCGCTTCCAGCCCTACGTCCTGTACTGCCTGCGAGTGAAGCAGACCATGGCCTACGCCTGGGAGCGGCAGGACAGCAACCCTCTCTTCCACACCTTCGTCCAG TGGTGTGAGAAGCACAAGCGCTCGGGGAGGCAGATGCTGGGGGACCTCCTCATCAAGCCCTACCAGCGCATCACCAAGTACCCACTGCTGCTCCAGGCCGTGCTCAAGAGGAGCCCCGAGGCCCGCGCCCGCGGGGCCCTGACCGCCATG CGTGGCACGGATGTCGTTGTCGGGGTGGGACGTGCAGGCGAGGGGCTGAGCCGGCCTCCCGCCACCACCCCCCCTCACCCAGATCGCAGCGGTGGGCTCATTTCTCCAGCACATCAACCAGCAGATGCGCCAGGGCGAGGAGCAGGAGAGCCTGGCGGCCGCAGCCCAGCGCATCGGGCCCTACGAGGTCCTGGAGCCGTCCAGCGAGGAGGTGGAGAAG AGGCAGGACACCCAGTGCCCCGCTCCCGTGCTCTCTGCACCCCCCCTCAGAACCTGCGTCCATTCTCCACGCTGGACCTGATGGCCCCCGTGCTGGGGGTCGCTCCTGAGCACACCAGGCAGCTGCTGCTCGAGGGGCCTGCGCGCATGAAGGAGGGACGAGAAGGGAAG CTGGATGTGTACCTGTTCCTCTTCTCTGATGTGCTCTTGGTGACCAAGCCCCTTCGCAGGGCAGACAAAGCCAAGGTTATCCGCCCGCCCCTCATGCTGGAGAAGCTTGTGTGCCGACCGCTCCGAGATCCAA GCAGCTTCCTGCTTATCCACCTCACCGAATTCCAGTGCGTCGTCTCCAGCGCCCTCACTGTGCACTGTCCCAGCGCTACAGACCGTGCCCTGTGGTTGGAGAAGACCCAGCAGGCCCAG GTCACCCTGCAAAAGCTGAAAGCAGAGTGCCCCCAGCAGAAGAGGGAGCTCCTGGCCCTCTATCAGCACCGGGACGGGGggggcccaggccccaggccctccACGCCTTCCGAAGAAGGCTCTGAGAGCAGCACAGAGGGAAG TAACTGTAGGAATCCCGAGTCCTCGACCGTCATCCCCCAGCTGGTGGTGACAGAAGACACAGATGAAGATGCTCCCTCTGTACCAGATGATGCCTCGGACTCTGGCTATGGCACTCTGGTCCCAGGCTCCCCCAGGGCGCCCCACTTCCTGCCAAACCGTCTACGCTCCAGGGCCCTTCGGCGGGACCCTCGCCGCACCTCCTCCACCCTGGACCTCCGAGATGTTCCTTTGCATCCCCAGCCTCCTGACCCCCAAGCTCCCCAACGCCGAAGCGCCCCTGAACTGCCAGAGGAAAGTGTCCAGAAAGGAGGCAGCCTTCCCAGGGGAGACCCACCGACCTCGTCTGAGGAAGAAGACGGGACCTCGGTTGGAGAGAATGTGGTAGTGGAAGCCTTACATAGGGCCCGACTTCGGGGGCAGCTCTCCCCCTCCCCGACCCACACGGACTCTGCTGGGGAAAGCCCCTGGGGATCCTCAGGGGACGAGGAAGAAGAGGGGCCCTTCCTGGGACCCGgccacagcccctcccctcacccgCTCCGGGCCGAGGACATGCTCCGAGAGATCCGGGAGGAACTGGCCAGCCAAAGGATCGAGAGAGTCCCCGAGCCTGGGGACAGCAGACCTCGGAAGCTGACTCGGGTCCAGCTGCAGAGGATGCGGGGCCTTCACGTCATACACTTGGACACGCCCCTGTCCACATC AGAGGTGTGA